CGGAAACTCTCTGTTATGATCTGCCACGGTTAGAGAAACCTGTGTCAGCATATACAGAAAATCCTGAGATTATTCCTCAGCAAAAACTTGGTTCATCTGTGGCGGTGGCTACTAAGGTTGTTTCCCCGCCTTCTACTAAGGTGTTACACTCCGCCAAATCACTCTCCGGTTTACTAGGTCAAGATCAACCAGTGCGATCGCCATTAGCAATTACTATTGACGTGGTTAACAAAGCCAAAACTATCCCGCCCCCTAAAGTGAGGAACTCGTGGTTTCATCATGTACCCATCAAGTTTTGGATTCTTCTGCTCAAGATAAATTGTTTAACTGGGATTTTCTTTTTACGTGACTGTCTTCTTAAATCCCCAGTTGAGGTCAATGGCAAGTATCGAAAAATACCACCAAAACCCAAAGATATTCCCCGTAAAGTTGATCAATTACCCAGTCATCATGCCTCTCGTCTGGCTTCTTGGGTAGATCAGTTTTGTCAGGGTAGCGGATACGACCCAGAAACAGCTATTTCCATGCGATTGTGAAAAATCACTATTCTTGGTGTATTGGGGATTTCCAGAAAATAAATTGCTTCATTTCATCAAACCATCTTTGTTCTTTACAGCACTTCCTTCTGCTATGAGGTACACATAGCGGGCAAGATGCCCGCACCACAAGAGTTTTATCATTAATATCTGTACCTTATAATACCGGGAACTGCTGTATCCCCCCAATACAGTTCGTTATTCCGTAATTTGTCCGTAAGTCCTAATTACTTGTAAAGCGATCGCTCTTTTCAAAAAAACCTTTCGATTTACTGAGTTATGAACAGAACCAGAAAATCTCTGCTGCTGGCATTCGGCACATCGCTGTTAATTATCCTGACGCAACTAATAGCACCCGTTCCCGCACAAGAACCTGCTGCGCCGACGATCATTATTGAGACTACCAGCACACCCACAGAAGCCCAGCCTGACGAAACTGAATCGCAACCGCCAGAGTCCCCTGCACTCAGTCCAGAGGAACTTGCGCGTCAGGAAAAACTCATAGAAGCAGACCAGCTTTTTCTGGAAGGAAAAATTTCTGAGGCGGAAAAACTGTATCGAGAGGTGAAAGCACCGTTTACCACAAAACTTACAGACCAAGAACGCAAAGCCGCAATACTTGACCCTCAGCAACTTTC
This genomic interval from Nodularia sp. LEGE 06071 contains the following:
- a CDS encoding DUF5331 domain-containing protein is translated as MNIQQLRQSLKIKWLSYYEQNRSWLVKMRVWGTYNGLRRPSSGFILATLSVLEPQFDQIISFILDLNNNPDQIVVALGLNFNPDQELRLINLEDSRITTQFESESLAENYTESKPVPLVTVAPKISPAETLCYDLPRLEKPVSAYTENPEIIPQQKLGSSVAVATKVVSPPSTKVLHSAKSLSGLLGQDQPVRSPLAITIDVVNKAKTIPPPKVRNSWFHHVPIKFWILLLKINCLTGIFFLRDCLLKSPVEVNGKYRKIPPKPKDIPRKVDQLPSHHASRLASWVDQFCQGSGYDPETAISMRL